One Gossypium raimondii isolate GPD5lz chromosome 3, ASM2569854v1, whole genome shotgun sequence genomic window carries:
- the LOC105794212 gene encoding transmembrane emp24 domain-containing protein p24delta9 isoform X1, with the protein MMMIGWMVLVVGVLLVPSSQSLRFDIQSGKIKCISEDMKSNSMTVGKYQVINPNQDRHQLLPDSHKLNVKVTSSHGHIFQWAEKVEKGQFVFTAMEQGNYMACFSAPEHWPLINLTIDFDWRTGVQFKDWFNVAKKGHVDQAMKVELEQLYHTINSIHEEMFYFRAREKEMQQLNQETISKMMWLSFVSLCFGFSVAGLQFWYLKSFFQENKLI; encoded by the exons ATGATGATGATAGGATGGATGGTATTGGTAGTGGGGGTGTTGTTGGTCCCTTCATCCCAATCATTACGGTTCGACATACAATCGGGAAAGATTAAATGCATCTCGGAAGACATGAAAAGCAATTCAATGACGGTGGGGAAGTACCAAGTTATCAATCCCAACCAGGACCGTCATCAACTATTGCCTGATTCTCACAAGTTGAACGTCAAGGTAACGTCGTCGCATGGCCATATTTTTCAGTGGGCGGAGAAAGTAGAGAAAGGGCAGTTTGTATTTACGGCGATGGAGCAGGGAAATTACATGGCTTGCTTTTCGGCACCGGAGCATTGGCCTCTGATTAACTTGACCATTGATTTTGATTGGAGGACAGGTGTTCAGTTTAAGGACTGGTTTAATGTTGCCAAGAAAGGCCATGTCGAT CAGGCCATGAAAGTGGAGCTGGAGCAGTTGTACCACACTATTAATTCCATTCATGAAGAAATGTTTTATTTCCGGGCAAG AGAAAAAGAAATGCAGCAGCTAAATCAAGAGACTATCTCCAAAATGATGTGGTTGTCCTTCGTCTCACTTTGTTTTGGCTTCTCAGTTGCAGGATTACaattttggtacctaaaatCCTTCTTCCAAGAAAATAAGCTTATTTGA
- the LOC105794212 gene encoding transmembrane emp24 domain-containing protein p24delta9 isoform X2, with protein MMMIGWMVLVVGVLLVPSSQSLRFDIQSGKIKCISEDMKSNSMTVGKYQVINPNQDRHQLLPDSHKLNVKVTSSHGHIFQWAEKVEKGQFVFTAMEQGNYMACFSAPEHWPLINLTIDFDWRTGVQFKDWFNVAKKGHVDAMKVELEQLYHTINSIHEEMFYFRAREKEMQQLNQETISKMMWLSFVSLCFGFSVAGLQFWYLKSFFQENKLI; from the exons ATGATGATGATAGGATGGATGGTATTGGTAGTGGGGGTGTTGTTGGTCCCTTCATCCCAATCATTACGGTTCGACATACAATCGGGAAAGATTAAATGCATCTCGGAAGACATGAAAAGCAATTCAATGACGGTGGGGAAGTACCAAGTTATCAATCCCAACCAGGACCGTCATCAACTATTGCCTGATTCTCACAAGTTGAACGTCAAGGTAACGTCGTCGCATGGCCATATTTTTCAGTGGGCGGAGAAAGTAGAGAAAGGGCAGTTTGTATTTACGGCGATGGAGCAGGGAAATTACATGGCTTGCTTTTCGGCACCGGAGCATTGGCCTCTGATTAACTTGACCATTGATTTTGATTGGAGGACAGGTGTTCAGTTTAAGGACTGGTTTAATGTTGCCAAGAAAGGCCATGTCGAT GCCATGAAAGTGGAGCTGGAGCAGTTGTACCACACTATTAATTCCATTCATGAAGAAATGTTTTATTTCCGGGCAAG AGAAAAAGAAATGCAGCAGCTAAATCAAGAGACTATCTCCAAAATGATGTGGTTGTCCTTCGTCTCACTTTGTTTTGGCTTCTCAGTTGCAGGATTACaattttggtacctaaaatCCTTCTTCCAAGAAAATAAGCTTATTTGA